In Antechinus flavipes isolate AdamAnt ecotype Samford, QLD, Australia chromosome 3, AdamAnt_v2, whole genome shotgun sequence, a genomic segment contains:
- the FUZ gene encoding protein fuzzy homolog isoform X1: MAEDGTSGAVHLLCLASSSGVPLFCRSSRGGAPSRQQLPFSVIGSLNGVHMFGQNLDVTLRSARTEDTAVVWKTFHDSVTLIVLSSEPGCSELRLERLLELVFGAMVLLVGLEELTRIRNVERLKKELRATYGLIDSLLGDAELAGDLTQCVDCIAPEDGPLLQEALAGFAEEVGSVFASLVVGGRVVVGTEGWWRLGSPEAVLLPWLVGTLPAQAARDYPVYLPHGSPTVPHRLLTLMLLPGLELCVLCGPQPSLSQLEPQVLERWWQPMLEPLRACLALAPRAIPAGFSLHPDILGLLFLHLEQKRAFFTVDLGGEEGPSPRTRRRLLRSFYALVTATHFPPEAGSSEEKAEEQGCPPGIPRACYMVSGAAAKGPEGREDPGAGLRLVAIQTGPRRLLLLVSPQSPTHALRGLATRTLHALTPFL, translated from the exons ATGGCAGAAGACGGCACTTCGGGGGCCGTGCACTTACTCTGCCTCGCCTCCTCCAGCGGAGTCCCCCTATTCTGCAGGAGCAGCCGCGGGGGCGCCCCCTCCCGGCAGCAG CTGCCCTTCTCCGTTATCGGCTCCCTCAATGGCGTGCACATGTTCGGACAGAACCTGGACGTGACGCTGCGCTCCGCGCGCACCGAGGACACGGCCGTGGTGTGGAAGACTTTCCACGACAG CGTCACCCTCATCGTGCTGTCCTCGGAGCCGGGATGCTCGGAGCTCAGGCTGGAGCGGCTGCTGGAGCTGGTGTTCGGGGCCATG GTCCTGCTGGTCGGCCTCGAAGAGTTGACCAGAATCCGCAACGTGGAGAGACTGAAGAAGGAGCTGAGA GCCACCTATGGCCTCATCGACAGCCTCCTGGGGGACGCGGAGCTGGCCGGGGACCTGACCCAGTGCGTGGACTGCATCGCCCCGGAGGATGGGCCGCTGCTGCAG GAGGCCCTGGCGGGCTTTGCTGAGGAGGTGGGCAGCGTCTTTGCCAGCCTGGTGGTGGGTGGCCGGGTGGTGGTGGGCACGGAGGGCTGGTGGCGCCTCGGGTCTCCGGAGGCGGTGCTGCTGCCCTGGCTGGTGGGCACCCTGCCGGCCCAGGCTGCCCGCGACTACCCCGTCTACCTGCCCCACGGGAGTCCCACG GTGCCCCACCGCCTCCTGACGCTGATGCTGCTGCCCGGCCTGGAGCTGTGTGTGCTGTGTGGGCCTCAGCCGTCTCTCAGCCAGCTGGAGCCTCAG GTCCTGGAACGCTGGTGGCAGCCCATGCTGGAGCCGCTGAGGGCCTGCCTGGCCCTCGCACCCAGGGCGATCCCGGCAGGCTTCTCCCTGCACCCCGACATTCTAGG GCTCCTTTTCCTGCACCTGGAGCAAAAACGTGCCTTCTTCACGGTGGATCTTGGCGGAGAGGAAG gTCCTTCCCCCAGGACCCGCCGGCGCCTCCTCCGCTCCTTCTATGCTCTGGTCACTGCCACCCACTTCCCCCCAG aGGCGGGGTCATCAGAGGAAAAGGCCGAAGAGCAGGGGTGCCCCCCAGGGATTCCCCGGGCCTGCTACATGGTGTCCGGGGCGGCTGCCAAGGGGCCGGAGGGCCGGGAGGACCCCGGGGCTGGGCTCAGGCTGGTGGCGATCCAGACGGGGCCCCGCCGCCTCCTGCTGCTGGTGAGCCCCCAGAGCCCAACGCATGCCTTGCGGGGCCTGGCCACTCGGACCCTGCACGCTCTCACCCCCTTCCTCTAG
- the AP2A1 gene encoding AP-2 complex subunit alpha-1 isoform X2: protein MPAVSKGDGMRGLAVFISDIRNCKSKEAEIKRINKELANIRSKFKGDKALDGYSKKKYVCKLLFIFLLGHDIDFGHMEAVNLLSSNKYTEKQIGYLFISVLVNSTSELIRLINNGVKNDLTSRNPTFMCLALHCIANVGSREMGEAFAADIPRILVAGDSMDSVKQSAALCLLRLYKASPDLVPMSDWTARVVHLLNDQHMGVVTAAVSLITCLCKKNPDDFKTCVSLAVSRLSRIVSSASTDLQDYTYYFVPAPWLSVKLLRLLQCYAPPEDAAVKGRLVECLETVLNKAQEPPKSKKVQHSNAKNAVLFETISLIIHYDSEPNLLVRACNQLGQFLQHRETNLRYLALESMCTLASSEFSHEAVKTHIDTVINALKTERDVSVRQRAADLLYAMCDRSNAKQIVSEMLRYLETADYAIREEIVLKVAILAEKYAVDYSWYVDTILNLIRIAGDYVSEEVWYRVLQIVTNRDDVQGYAAKTVFEALQAPACHENMVKVGGYILGEFGNLIAGDPRSSPPVQFSLLHSKFHLCSVATRALLLSTYIKFINLFPETKATIQAVLRAGSQLRNADVELQQRAVEYLTLSSIASTDVLATVLEEMPPFPERESSILAKLKRKKGPGAAGALEDGRREPGPGGDVNGGVEPAPSAGSTPSPSTDLLGLRAAPPPAAPPAPPSAGSLLVDVFSDGPLGGAPSLGPGPEEAFLSPASEDPGVPIPEADELLNKFVCKNNGVLFENALLQIGVKSEFRQNLGRMYLFYGNKTSVQFQSFCPTVTHPGDLQTQLVVQTKRVPGQVDGGAQVQQVLNIECLRDFVTPPLLTVRFRYGGAPQALTLKLPVTINKFFQPTEMAAQDFFQRWKQLSLPQQEAQKIFQANHPMDSEVTKAKLLGFGSALLDNVDPNPENYVGAGIVQTKALQVGCLLRLEPNAQAQMYRLTLRTSKESVSRHLCELLAEQF, encoded by the exons ATGCCGGCAGTGTCCAAGGGTGACGGCATGCGGGGCCTGGCCGTGTTCATCTCGGACATCCGCAACT gtAAGAGCAAGGAGGCAGAGATTAAGAGGATCAACAAGGAGCTGGCCAACATCCGGTCCAAGTTCAAAG GGGACAAGGCCCTGGATGGGTACAGCAAGAAGAAGTACGTCTGCAAGCTGCTCTTCATCTTCCTGCTGGGCCATGACATCGACTTCGGCCACATGGAGGCCGTGAACCTGCTCAGTTCCAACAAGTACACGGAGAAGCAGATT GGCTACCTGTTCATCTCGGTGCTGGTGAACTCCACGTCGGAGCTGATCCGCCTCATCAACAACGGGGTCAAGAACGACCTGACCAGCCGCAACCCCACGTTCATGTGCCTGGCCCTGCACTGCATCGCCAACGTGGGCAGCCGTGAGATGGGCGAGGCCTTCGCCGCCGACATCCCCCGCATCCTGGTGGCAGG GGACAGCATGGACAGCGTCAAACAGAGCGCCGCCCTGTGCCTGCTGCGCCTGTACAAGGCCTCGCCCGACCTCGTGCCCATGAGCGACTGGACGGCCCGCGTGGTGCACCTCCTCAACGACCAGCACATG GGCGTGGTCACTGCCGCCGTCAGCCTCATCACCTGCCTCTGCAAAAAGAACCCGGATGACTTCAAGACTTGTGTCTCGCTGGCGGTGTCGCGGCTGAGCCGG ATCGTCTCCTCGGCCTCCACGGACCTCCAGGACTACACCTACTACTTCGTCCCTGCCCCGTGGCTGTCCGTGAAGCTGCTCCGTTTGCTGCAGTGCTACGCGCCCCCAG AGGACGCCGCAGTGAAGGGGCGGCTGGTGGAGTGTCTGGAAACGGTCCTGAACAAGGCGCAGGAGCCCCCCAAGTCCAAGAAAGTTCAGCATTCCAACGCCAAGAACGCCGTCCTCTTCGAGACCATCAGCCTCATCATCCACTACGACAG TGAGCCCAACCTCCTGGTCCGGGCCTGCAACCAGCTGGGCCAGTTCCTCCAGCACCGCGAGACCAACCTGCGGTACCTGGCCCTGGAGAGCATGTGCACGCTGGCCAGCTCCGAGTTCTCCCACGAGGCCGTCAAGACCCACATCGACACGGTCATCAACGCCCTTAAG ACGGAGCGGGATGTCAGCGTGAGGCAGCGGGCGGCCGACCTCCTCTACGCCATGTGTGACCGGAGCAACGCCAAGCAGATCGTGTCGGAGATGTTGCGCTACCTGGAGACGGCCGACTACGCCATCCGGGAGGAGATT GTGCTGAAGGTGGCCATCTTGGCCGAGAAGTACGCCGTCGATTACAGCTGGTACGTGGACACCATCCTCAACCTGATCCGCATCGCGGGCGACTACGTGAGCGAGGAGGTGTGGTACCGCGTGCTCCAGATCGTCACCAACCGGGACGACGTGCAGGGCTACGCGGCCAAGACCGTCTTCGAG GCCCTGCAGGCGCCCGCCTGTCACGAGAACATGGTGAAGGTTGGGGGCTACATCCTCGGGGAGTTCGGGAACCTGATTGCCGGGGACCCGCGCTCCAG CCCCCCGGTGCAGTTCTCCCTGCTGCACTCCAAGTTCCACCTGTGCAGCGTGGCCACGCGGGCGCTGCTGCTCTCCACCTACATCAAGTTCATCAACCTGTTCCCCGAGACCAAGGCCACCATCCAGGCCGTGCTGCGGGCGGGCTCCCAGCTGCGCAACGCCGACGTGGAGCTGCAGCAGCGCGCCGTGGAGTACCTCACCCTCAGCTCCATCGCCAGCACCGACGTCCTG GCCACAGTGCTGGAAGAGATGCCTCCTTTCCCAGAGCGGGAGTCTTCCATCCTGGCCAAGCTCAAGAGGAAGAAGGGCCCGGGGGCGGCCGGAGCCCTGGAGGATGGGCGCCGGGAGCCCGGGCCCGGGGGTGACGTGAACGGGGGCGTGGAGCCGGCCCCCAGTGCCGGG TCTACGCCCTCGCCCTCCACTGACCTCCTGGGGCTGCGGGCGGCCCCTCCCCCGGCGGCCCCCCCGGCCCCCCCCAGCGCCGGCAGCCTCCTGGTGGACGTGTTCTCCGACGGCCCCCTAGGGGGAGCGCCCAGCCTGGGGCCCGGCCCCGAGGAAGCCTTCCTCAG CCCAGCCTCCGAGGACCCCGGCGTCCCCATCCCGGAGGCTGACGAGCTTCTGAACAA GTTCGTGTGCAAGAACAACggggtcctctttgagaacgcCTTGCTGCAGATCGGAGTCAAGTCTGAGTTCCGGCAGAACCTGG gccgTATGTATCTCTTCTATGGAAACAAGACCTCAGTGCAGTTCCAGAGCTTCTGTCCCACTGTCACTCATCCTGGGGACCTCCAGACT CAGCTGGTGGTGCAGACCAAGCGGGTGCCAGGCCAGGTGGATGGAGGTGCCCAAGTGCAGCAGGTCCTCAACATCGAGTGCCTCAGGGACTTTGTCACCCCGCCCCTGCTCACCGTGCGCTTCAG GTATGGGGGGGCTCCACAGGCCCTCACCCTCAAGCTCCCCGTGACCATCAACAAGTTCTTCCAGCCCACCGAGATGGCCGCCCAGGACTTCTTTCAGCGTTGGAAGCAGCTAAGCCT CCCCCAACAGGAGGCCCAGAAAATCTTCCAAGCCAATCACCCCATGGATTCCGAGGTGACCAAGGCCAAG CTCCTCGGCTTTGGCTCGGCCCTGCTGGACAACGTGGACCCAAACCCGGAGAACTACGTGGGTGCCGGGATCGTGCAGACCAAGGCCCTGCAGGTGGGCTGCCTGCTCCGGCTGGAGCCGAACGCCCAGGCCCAG ATGTACCGCCTGACGCTCCGGACCAGCAAGGAGAGCGTGTCTCGGCACCTGTGTGAGCTGCTGGCCGAGCAGTTCTGA
- the FUZ gene encoding protein fuzzy homolog isoform X2: MAEDGTSGAVHLLCLASSSGVPLFCRSSRGGAPSRQQLPFSVIGSLNGVHMFGQNLDVTLRSARTEDTAVVWKTFHDSVTLIVLSSEPGCSELRLERLLELVFGAMVLLVGLEELTRIRNVERLKKELRATYGLIDSLLGDAELAGDLTQCVDCIAPEDGPLLQEALAGFAEEVGSVFASLVVGGRVVVGTEGWWRLGSPEAVLLPWLVGTLPAQAARDYPVYLPHGSPTVPHRLLTLMLLPGLELCVLCGPQPSLSQLEPQVLERWWQPMLEPLRACLALAPRAIPAGFSLHPDILGISPPGSFSCTWSKNVPSSRWILAERKVLPPGPAGASSAPSMLWSLPPTSPQRRGHQRKRPKSRGAPQGFPGPATWCPGRLPRGRRAGRTPGLGSGWWRSRRGPAASCCW; this comes from the exons ATGGCAGAAGACGGCACTTCGGGGGCCGTGCACTTACTCTGCCTCGCCTCCTCCAGCGGAGTCCCCCTATTCTGCAGGAGCAGCCGCGGGGGCGCCCCCTCCCGGCAGCAG CTGCCCTTCTCCGTTATCGGCTCCCTCAATGGCGTGCACATGTTCGGACAGAACCTGGACGTGACGCTGCGCTCCGCGCGCACCGAGGACACGGCCGTGGTGTGGAAGACTTTCCACGACAG CGTCACCCTCATCGTGCTGTCCTCGGAGCCGGGATGCTCGGAGCTCAGGCTGGAGCGGCTGCTGGAGCTGGTGTTCGGGGCCATG GTCCTGCTGGTCGGCCTCGAAGAGTTGACCAGAATCCGCAACGTGGAGAGACTGAAGAAGGAGCTGAGA GCCACCTATGGCCTCATCGACAGCCTCCTGGGGGACGCGGAGCTGGCCGGGGACCTGACCCAGTGCGTGGACTGCATCGCCCCGGAGGATGGGCCGCTGCTGCAG GAGGCCCTGGCGGGCTTTGCTGAGGAGGTGGGCAGCGTCTTTGCCAGCCTGGTGGTGGGTGGCCGGGTGGTGGTGGGCACGGAGGGCTGGTGGCGCCTCGGGTCTCCGGAGGCGGTGCTGCTGCCCTGGCTGGTGGGCACCCTGCCGGCCCAGGCTGCCCGCGACTACCCCGTCTACCTGCCCCACGGGAGTCCCACG GTGCCCCACCGCCTCCTGACGCTGATGCTGCTGCCCGGCCTGGAGCTGTGTGTGCTGTGTGGGCCTCAGCCGTCTCTCAGCCAGCTGGAGCCTCAG GTCCTGGAACGCTGGTGGCAGCCCATGCTGGAGCCGCTGAGGGCCTGCCTGGCCCTCGCACCCAGGGCGATCCCGGCAGGCTTCTCCCTGCACCCCGACATTCTAGG GATCTCCCCCCCAGGCTCCTTTTCCTGCACCTGGAGCAAAAACGTGCCTTCTTCACGGTGGATCTTGGCGGAGAGGAAG gTCCTTCCCCCAGGACCCGCCGGCGCCTCCTCCGCTCCTTCTATGCTCTGGTCACTGCCACCCACTTCCCCCCAG aGGCGGGGTCATCAGAGGAAAAGGCCGAAGAGCAGGGGTGCCCCCCAGGGATTCCCCGGGCCTGCTACATGGTGTCCGGGGCGGCTGCCAAGGGGCCGGAGGGCCGGGAGGACCCCGGGGCTGGGCTCAGGCTGGTGGCGATCCAGACGGGGCCCCGCCGCCTCCTGCTGCTGGTGA
- the AP2A1 gene encoding AP-2 complex subunit alpha-1 isoform X1: MPAVSKGDGMRGLAVFISDIRNCKSKEAEIKRINKELANIRSKFKGDKALDGYSKKKYVCKLLFIFLLGHDIDFGHMEAVNLLSSNKYTEKQIGYLFISVLVNSTSELIRLINNGVKNDLTSRNPTFMCLALHCIANVGSREMGEAFAADIPRILVAGDSMDSVKQSAALCLLRLYKASPDLVPMSDWTARVVHLLNDQHMGVVTAAVSLITCLCKKNPDDFKTCVSLAVSRLSRIVSSASTDLQDYTYYFVPAPWLSVKLLRLLQCYAPPEDAAVKGRLVECLETVLNKAQEPPKSKKVQHSNAKNAVLFETISLIIHYDSEPNLLVRACNQLGQFLQHRETNLRYLALESMCTLASSEFSHEAVKTHIDTVINALKTERDVSVRQRAADLLYAMCDRSNAKQIVSEMLRYLETADYAIREEIVLKVAILAEKYAVDYSWYVDTILNLIRIAGDYVSEEVWYRVLQIVTNRDDVQGYAAKTVFEALQAPACHENMVKVGGYILGEFGNLIAGDPRSSPPVQFSLLHSKFHLCSVATRALLLSTYIKFINLFPETKATIQAVLRAGSQLRNADVELQQRAVEYLTLSSIASTDVLATVLEEMPPFPERESSILAKLKRKKGPGAAGALEDGRREPGPGGDVNGGVEPAPSAGSTPSPSTDLLGLRAAPPPAAPPAPPSAGSLLVDVFSDGPLGGAPSLGPGPEEAFLSQLEPPAPESPGALLADRAPAADPASEDPGVPIPEADELLNKFVCKNNGVLFENALLQIGVKSEFRQNLGRMYLFYGNKTSVQFQSFCPTVTHPGDLQTQLVVQTKRVPGQVDGGAQVQQVLNIECLRDFVTPPLLTVRFRYGGAPQALTLKLPVTINKFFQPTEMAAQDFFQRWKQLSLPQQEAQKIFQANHPMDSEVTKAKLLGFGSALLDNVDPNPENYVGAGIVQTKALQVGCLLRLEPNAQAQMYRLTLRTSKESVSRHLCELLAEQF; this comes from the exons ATGCCGGCAGTGTCCAAGGGTGACGGCATGCGGGGCCTGGCCGTGTTCATCTCGGACATCCGCAACT gtAAGAGCAAGGAGGCAGAGATTAAGAGGATCAACAAGGAGCTGGCCAACATCCGGTCCAAGTTCAAAG GGGACAAGGCCCTGGATGGGTACAGCAAGAAGAAGTACGTCTGCAAGCTGCTCTTCATCTTCCTGCTGGGCCATGACATCGACTTCGGCCACATGGAGGCCGTGAACCTGCTCAGTTCCAACAAGTACACGGAGAAGCAGATT GGCTACCTGTTCATCTCGGTGCTGGTGAACTCCACGTCGGAGCTGATCCGCCTCATCAACAACGGGGTCAAGAACGACCTGACCAGCCGCAACCCCACGTTCATGTGCCTGGCCCTGCACTGCATCGCCAACGTGGGCAGCCGTGAGATGGGCGAGGCCTTCGCCGCCGACATCCCCCGCATCCTGGTGGCAGG GGACAGCATGGACAGCGTCAAACAGAGCGCCGCCCTGTGCCTGCTGCGCCTGTACAAGGCCTCGCCCGACCTCGTGCCCATGAGCGACTGGACGGCCCGCGTGGTGCACCTCCTCAACGACCAGCACATG GGCGTGGTCACTGCCGCCGTCAGCCTCATCACCTGCCTCTGCAAAAAGAACCCGGATGACTTCAAGACTTGTGTCTCGCTGGCGGTGTCGCGGCTGAGCCGG ATCGTCTCCTCGGCCTCCACGGACCTCCAGGACTACACCTACTACTTCGTCCCTGCCCCGTGGCTGTCCGTGAAGCTGCTCCGTTTGCTGCAGTGCTACGCGCCCCCAG AGGACGCCGCAGTGAAGGGGCGGCTGGTGGAGTGTCTGGAAACGGTCCTGAACAAGGCGCAGGAGCCCCCCAAGTCCAAGAAAGTTCAGCATTCCAACGCCAAGAACGCCGTCCTCTTCGAGACCATCAGCCTCATCATCCACTACGACAG TGAGCCCAACCTCCTGGTCCGGGCCTGCAACCAGCTGGGCCAGTTCCTCCAGCACCGCGAGACCAACCTGCGGTACCTGGCCCTGGAGAGCATGTGCACGCTGGCCAGCTCCGAGTTCTCCCACGAGGCCGTCAAGACCCACATCGACACGGTCATCAACGCCCTTAAG ACGGAGCGGGATGTCAGCGTGAGGCAGCGGGCGGCCGACCTCCTCTACGCCATGTGTGACCGGAGCAACGCCAAGCAGATCGTGTCGGAGATGTTGCGCTACCTGGAGACGGCCGACTACGCCATCCGGGAGGAGATT GTGCTGAAGGTGGCCATCTTGGCCGAGAAGTACGCCGTCGATTACAGCTGGTACGTGGACACCATCCTCAACCTGATCCGCATCGCGGGCGACTACGTGAGCGAGGAGGTGTGGTACCGCGTGCTCCAGATCGTCACCAACCGGGACGACGTGCAGGGCTACGCGGCCAAGACCGTCTTCGAG GCCCTGCAGGCGCCCGCCTGTCACGAGAACATGGTGAAGGTTGGGGGCTACATCCTCGGGGAGTTCGGGAACCTGATTGCCGGGGACCCGCGCTCCAG CCCCCCGGTGCAGTTCTCCCTGCTGCACTCCAAGTTCCACCTGTGCAGCGTGGCCACGCGGGCGCTGCTGCTCTCCACCTACATCAAGTTCATCAACCTGTTCCCCGAGACCAAGGCCACCATCCAGGCCGTGCTGCGGGCGGGCTCCCAGCTGCGCAACGCCGACGTGGAGCTGCAGCAGCGCGCCGTGGAGTACCTCACCCTCAGCTCCATCGCCAGCACCGACGTCCTG GCCACAGTGCTGGAAGAGATGCCTCCTTTCCCAGAGCGGGAGTCTTCCATCCTGGCCAAGCTCAAGAGGAAGAAGGGCCCGGGGGCGGCCGGAGCCCTGGAGGATGGGCGCCGGGAGCCCGGGCCCGGGGGTGACGTGAACGGGGGCGTGGAGCCGGCCCCCAGTGCCGGG TCTACGCCCTCGCCCTCCACTGACCTCCTGGGGCTGCGGGCGGCCCCTCCCCCGGCGGCCCCCCCGGCCCCCCCCAGCGCCGGCAGCCTCCTGGTGGACGTGTTCTCCGACGGCCCCCTAGGGGGAGCGCCCAGCCTGGGGCCCGGCCCCGAGGAAGCCTTCCTCAG CCAGCTGGAGCCCCCGGCCCCTGAGAGTCCTGGGGCCCTATTGGCCGACCGGGCTCCAGCTGCTGA CCCAGCCTCCGAGGACCCCGGCGTCCCCATCCCGGAGGCTGACGAGCTTCTGAACAA GTTCGTGTGCAAGAACAACggggtcctctttgagaacgcCTTGCTGCAGATCGGAGTCAAGTCTGAGTTCCGGCAGAACCTGG gccgTATGTATCTCTTCTATGGAAACAAGACCTCAGTGCAGTTCCAGAGCTTCTGTCCCACTGTCACTCATCCTGGGGACCTCCAGACT CAGCTGGTGGTGCAGACCAAGCGGGTGCCAGGCCAGGTGGATGGAGGTGCCCAAGTGCAGCAGGTCCTCAACATCGAGTGCCTCAGGGACTTTGTCACCCCGCCCCTGCTCACCGTGCGCTTCAG GTATGGGGGGGCTCCACAGGCCCTCACCCTCAAGCTCCCCGTGACCATCAACAAGTTCTTCCAGCCCACCGAGATGGCCGCCCAGGACTTCTTTCAGCGTTGGAAGCAGCTAAGCCT CCCCCAACAGGAGGCCCAGAAAATCTTCCAAGCCAATCACCCCATGGATTCCGAGGTGACCAAGGCCAAG CTCCTCGGCTTTGGCTCGGCCCTGCTGGACAACGTGGACCCAAACCCGGAGAACTACGTGGGTGCCGGGATCGTGCAGACCAAGGCCCTGCAGGTGGGCTGCCTGCTCCGGCTGGAGCCGAACGCCCAGGCCCAG ATGTACCGCCTGACGCTCCGGACCAGCAAGGAGAGCGTGTCTCGGCACCTGTGTGAGCTGCTGGCCGAGCAGTTCTGA